In one window of Paraflavitalea soli DNA:
- a CDS encoding metallophosphoesterase — protein sequence MTTYVMGDIHGGHKALLQCLQRSGFDYERDTLIQLGDIADGYDEVFACVETLLTVRHLVAIKGNHDDWFQTFIRTGFHPQYWNQGGEGTLRSYLIAAGKQDLIPAYGNIHPQALNPPDIPATHRHFFNHQRLYYLDDHMNCFVHAGFDRRLPFREQLPHLYYWDRELWLEALSWEATNRGKKRPARFKMATRFHEVFIGHTRTIMWGTDQPMKAANVNNIDTGGGGGGRLTIMNVETKECWQSDPVNSLYEISYR from the coding sequence ATGACGACCTATGTAATGGGCGATATTCACGGCGGCCACAAGGCCCTGCTCCAATGCCTCCAGCGTTCGGGGTTCGACTATGAGCGGGATACCCTGATCCAGCTGGGCGATATCGCCGATGGCTATGATGAAGTATTTGCCTGTGTAGAGACCCTGCTCACCGTCCGGCACCTGGTAGCCATCAAGGGTAATCACGACGATTGGTTCCAGACCTTTATCCGGACTGGTTTTCACCCCCAGTACTGGAACCAGGGCGGTGAAGGCACCCTCCGCTCCTACCTCATAGCCGCCGGTAAGCAGGATCTGATCCCCGCCTATGGCAATATCCATCCCCAGGCATTGAACCCCCCCGATATACCCGCCACGCACCGCCATTTCTTCAATCACCAACGGCTCTACTACCTGGATGATCACATGAACTGTTTTGTACATGCCGGCTTCGACCGCCGGCTGCCATTCAGGGAGCAATTACCCCATCTGTATTATTGGGATCGCGAACTTTGGCTGGAAGCCCTTTCCTGGGAGGCTACCAACCGGGGCAAGAAAAGACCCGCCCGCTTTAAGATGGCTACCCGGTTCCACGAGGTCTTTATCGGGCATACCCGTACCATCATGTGGGGAACCGACCAGCCCATGAAAGCAGCCAATGTCAATAATATTGATACCGGCGGAGGCGGAGGCGGCAGGTTGACAATTATGAATGTGGAAACAAAAGAATGCTGGCAATCGGATCCGGTAAACAGCTTATACGAAATTTCTTACCGGTGA
- a CDS encoding YajQ family cyclic di-GMP-binding protein: MPSFDIVSKVDAQALDNAVNVTTKEITNRFDFKGSHVVIKLDKKEFKISLETEDDMKMRQLIDVLINRAHKQGIAPEAFDTSKESYPSGKLTKQEVTVRNGLKQEDAKKIVKLIKDSGMKVQAAIMDDMVRVTGKKIDDLQEVIQLCRGAELGIPLQFENMRS; encoded by the coding sequence ATGCCCTCATTCGATATCGTTAGTAAAGTAGACGCCCAGGCATTGGACAATGCCGTCAATGTTACCACCAAGGAGATTACCAACCGTTTTGACTTCAAAGGCTCCCATGTGGTGATCAAGCTGGACAAAAAGGAGTTTAAGATCAGTCTTGAGACAGAAGACGACATGAAGATGCGTCAGCTGATCGATGTATTGATCAACCGTGCCCACAAGCAGGGGATTGCTCCGGAAGCGTTTGATACTTCCAAGGAGTCCTATCCCAGCGGAAAGCTCACCAAACAGGAGGTGACTGTACGGAATGGGCTTAAGCAGGAAGATGCCAAAAAGATCGTGAAGCTCATCAAAGATTCCGGCATGAAAGTTCAGGCCGCCATTATGGATGATATGGTACGGGTAACCGGCAAAAAGATCGACGACCTGCAGGAAGTCATTCAGTTGTGCCGTGGCGCGGAACTGGGTATTCCCTTGCAGTTCGAGAATATGAGAAGCTAG
- a CDS encoding type B 50S ribosomal protein L31: MKKGIHPAGFRFVVFKDMSNGTSFLSRSTADTKETIKYEDGNEYPLVKLEISSTSHPFYTGQNVLVDTAGRIDKFKKRYEKKK, encoded by the coding sequence ATGAAAAAAGGCATCCATCCCGCAGGTTTTCGGTTTGTAGTTTTTAAAGACATGAGTAATGGTACCAGCTTTTTGAGCCGTTCTACTGCAGATACCAAAGAGACGATCAAGTACGAAGATGGCAATGAGTATCCATTGGTAAAGCTGGAAATTTCAAGTACTTCTCACCCGTTCTACACTGGTCAGAATGTACTGGTTGATACAGCAGGTAGAATTGATAAGTTCAAAAAGCGTTACGAAAAGAAGAAATAA
- a CDS encoding putative sugar nucleotidyl transferase has product MIFLNDKEVRDHLFPFTLMRSAADIRIGILTIREKWEALLGQEVKVVEDANMVSSPDARLFATNIIPSEQFIASFQTEDNLLKKDPDWESIKILQYPWHIFECNDWALREDFKLVTRNKTTQVIPESVQVINAKDIFIEEGARLAHCMLNASQGPIYIGKDAEIMEGSFIRGPFALCEGAVVKMGSKIYGATTIGPYSTVGGEIKNSVFLGYSNKAHDGYLGDAVIGEWCNLGAGTSNSNLKNTASDVKVWHNPSKDYIRAGMKCGLLMGDYSRAAINTAFNTGTVTGICANIFGEGLTPKFIPSFTWGSKALSRYEFEKALSDISNWKKLKNQQLTDAEAKQLKHIFEQS; this is encoded by the coding sequence ATGATATTCCTGAACGATAAAGAAGTACGCGATCATTTATTCCCTTTTACGCTGATGCGCTCTGCAGCAGATATCCGGATCGGCATATTGACCATCCGCGAGAAATGGGAAGCCCTGCTGGGGCAGGAGGTAAAAGTGGTAGAAGATGCGAATATGGTCTCTTCTCCCGACGCAAGGCTCTTTGCCACCAATATCATCCCTTCCGAACAGTTTATTGCTTCCTTCCAAACGGAAGACAACTTACTGAAGAAAGATCCCGATTGGGAATCCATCAAAATACTGCAATACCCCTGGCATATATTCGAATGCAATGACTGGGCCCTGCGGGAAGATTTCAAACTGGTTACCCGTAATAAGACAACGCAGGTCATTCCCGAAAGTGTGCAGGTGATCAATGCCAAAGACATTTTTATTGAAGAGGGCGCCCGCCTGGCCCATTGTATGCTCAATGCCTCCCAGGGGCCGATCTATATTGGCAAGGATGCAGAGATCATGGAAGGCAGCTTTATCAGGGGGCCTTTTGCCCTTTGTGAAGGGGCAGTGGTAAAAATGGGCAGCAAAATTTATGGCGCCACCACCATCGGACCTTATAGTACCGTAGGCGGTGAGATCAAGAACAGTGTATTCCTGGGTTATTCCAACAAAGCCCACGATGGCTACCTGGGTGACGCAGTAATAGGCGAGTGGTGCAATCTCGGCGCCGGTACTTCCAATTCCAACCTCAAGAACACTGCCTCGGATGTAAAGGTATGGCACAACCCTTCCAAAGATTATATCCGTGCCGGCATGAAATGTGGATTGCTCATGGGCGATTATTCCCGCGCCGCCATCAATACTGCTTTTAATACAGGTACTGTAACGGGTATTTGCGCCAATATATTTGGCGAAGGGCTGACGCCTAAATTCATTCCCAGCTTTACCTGGGGCAGCAAGGCATTATCAAGATATGAATTTGAAAAAGCCTTATCAGATATCAGTAACTGGAAAAAATTAAAAAATCAGCAACTGACAGACGCGGAAGCAAAGCAATTGAAACATATTTTTGAGCAATCATAA
- the tpiA gene encoding triose-phosphate isomerase, whose amino-acid sequence MRKQIAAANWKMNCTYQQGEDLLDNILGANIALADHRQVVFAVPFPYLIMANSEVADEPNYFIAAQNCYNKKSGAYTGEVSAEMLHSIGIKYCVLGHSERREYFQESNKMLAEKIDICLEYGITPIFCCGEPLSIREAGTQNGYVETQLKESLFHLADSVISKIVIAYEPIWAIGTGKTASSDQAQEMHAHLRSVLAKQYGPLLANNISILYGGSVKANNAVELFARPDVDGGLVGGASLNAEEFIAIIKALK is encoded by the coding sequence ATGCGTAAACAAATTGCTGCTGCTAACTGGAAAATGAACTGTACGTACCAGCAGGGAGAGGACTTATTGGACAATATCCTGGGAGCAAATATCGCCCTGGCCGATCACCGGCAGGTTGTCTTTGCGGTACCCTTCCCTTACCTCATTATGGCCAATAGTGAAGTAGCCGATGAACCCAATTATTTTATAGCAGCACAGAATTGTTACAACAAGAAATCTGGCGCTTATACAGGTGAAGTATCTGCCGAAATGTTGCATTCTATCGGCATTAAGTATTGTGTGCTGGGGCATAGTGAGCGCCGTGAGTATTTCCAGGAAAGCAATAAGATGCTGGCCGAAAAAATAGATATCTGTCTTGAGTACGGCATCACGCCCATTTTCTGTTGTGGTGAACCCCTCAGCATCCGCGAGGCCGGTACCCAGAATGGGTATGTGGAAACGCAGCTGAAAGAGTCTCTTTTTCACCTCGCCGATAGCGTGATCTCGAAGATCGTCATTGCATATGAACCCATCTGGGCCATTGGCACCGGTAAAACCGCCAGCTCAGACCAGGCGCAGGAAATGCATGCACACCTGCGCAGCGTACTGGCCAAACAATATGGTCCCTTACTGGCCAACAATATTTCAATTTTATACGGCGGCAGTGTGAAAGCCAACAATGCTGTGGAATTATTTGCCCGCCCGGATGTAGATGGCGGCCTGGTAGGCGGCGCCTCCCTCAATGCAGAAGAATTTATCGCGATCATTAAGGCGTTGAAATAG
- a CDS encoding hemerythrin domain-containing protein: protein MEQNAVLQPFLNHLASDRQICTQLLGNIMAGKSSKTTKQAVVNFWINNLQKHMEAEEKTLIPFLVQHHFGLQYTNLLHREHNTIRVLAERLPAAQEGDYIYEAFVKLVHEHLLFEDKVIFTRIEETIPARELAQL, encoded by the coding sequence ATGGAACAGAATGCCGTACTACAACCGTTTTTGAACCACCTGGCCAGTGACCGGCAAATATGCACCCAGCTCCTGGGAAATATTATGGCGGGCAAAAGCAGCAAGACAACCAAGCAGGCCGTGGTAAACTTCTGGATCAACAACCTGCAAAAGCACATGGAAGCTGAAGAAAAGACCCTGATCCCTTTTCTGGTCCAACATCATTTTGGCTTACAATACACCAATTTATTGCACCGTGAACATAATACCATCCGGGTATTGGCCGAACGCTTACCAGCGGCCCAGGAAGGTGATTATATCTATGAAGCTTTTGTAAAGCTGGTACACGAACACCTCTTGTTTGAGGACAAAGTGATCTTTACCCGCATTGAGGAAACCATACCCGCCCGGGAGCTTGCGCAGTTATAA
- a CDS encoding terpene synthase family protein — MNPSSITSRQVLSMFRYPFPVFKNPFAEAIQEITDNEWIDGEYLFIYKDDPGVREKYKKTKTAHIASQWFPTASFERLKPICRFMLWTLINDDMYEEVTPEELLVVHERSLAILRGNMNAAASQLPLGSLLATLRNELLQFIPEGSLLHFIEALNRYFKGLQQEISYKSKKAFPGIEECFIIREDSLCLYPFLELADIETNLFLPPEIHGHPVIQRIKALASRMMVCYNEVQSVIKDEATDSIYYNVVKAIQHNLNISLEDACLEGLRIHNEYLEEFITLQRSLPDFGSWHDAVVNRIHYISITLTGWKSVSAKLDRYNTLSGFPAAQAVKQAVH, encoded by the coding sequence ATGAACCCTTCATCCATTACAAGCCGCCAGGTACTATCCATGTTCCGTTATCCCTTTCCTGTTTTTAAAAACCCATTTGCAGAAGCAATACAGGAAATTACAGACAATGAATGGATTGATGGTGAATACCTTTTTATTTATAAAGATGATCCCGGTGTAAGAGAAAAATATAAGAAAACAAAAACTGCCCATATTGCCTCCCAATGGTTCCCTACGGCCAGCTTTGAAAGGCTGAAGCCTATTTGCCGGTTTATGTTATGGACACTCATTAACGACGATATGTATGAGGAAGTGACGCCCGAAGAACTGCTGGTGGTCCATGAACGCTCCCTCGCTATACTCCGGGGCAATATGAATGCAGCAGCTTCACAACTTCCATTGGGTTCCTTGCTGGCTACCTTAAGAAATGAATTGCTGCAATTTATCCCGGAGGGATCTTTACTCCATTTCATCGAAGCACTCAATAGGTATTTTAAAGGCCTTCAACAGGAAATTAGCTATAAAAGTAAAAAAGCTTTTCCCGGTATAGAGGAGTGCTTTATTATCCGCGAAGACTCTCTCTGTCTGTACCCTTTCCTCGAATTGGCAGATATAGAAACAAATCTGTTCCTGCCACCTGAAATACACGGACATCCCGTAATACAACGGATCAAGGCACTGGCCAGCCGTATGATGGTTTGTTACAATGAGGTCCAATCTGTCATTAAAGACGAAGCTACGGACAGTATATATTACAATGTAGTAAAGGCGATACAGCACAACCTGAACATTTCCCTCGAAGATGCCTGTCTGGAAGGCCTGCGTATACACAATGAGTACCTCGAAGAATTTATAACCCTTCAGCGGTCCCTGCCTGATTTCGGAAGTTGGCATGATGCTGTAGTTAACAGGATACATTATATCAGCATTACGCTCACTGGCTGGAAATCAGTGTCTGCCAAATTGGACCGTTACAACACATTGAGCGGATTTCCTGCCGCGCAGGCAGTGAAGCAGGCCGTTCACTGA
- a CDS encoding terpene synthase family protein, with the protein MTAAEYNSRDYLPLNYYPWPNLVNPHIEQMGRDMDAWIDNDYTFLTEKQRIRYKKMRLHACTACMWPHLTYEQTIPCNRFMLQYVVLDDQVEDSSSEEIGHLRTRCTAILRGDQPRPEENALYRHLALIRDEFRAFMPEMWVQRFANYFYISTRYGIEPERPYKVANRPPSLMLYKVLREYSVLMHPYMIFGDIESGLILPDHVIEHPVVQRMITLFVRVVAWQNDIHSLPKELAKGTEVFNLILVLQQEYKLSLEDASAEALRIHNEDLAELLALHKEYREFGEYQEHVDQFLYYSGIGLQGVNTFYLQETERYRHGGVGFAWPEI; encoded by the coding sequence ATGACAGCAGCAGAATACAACTCACGGGACTATCTTCCGCTGAACTATTATCCATGGCCCAATCTTGTGAATCCCCATATAGAACAAATGGGCAGGGATATGGATGCGTGGATTGACAACGACTATACATTTTTGACAGAAAAGCAAAGAATAAGATATAAGAAGATGCGGCTGCATGCCTGTACAGCTTGTATGTGGCCCCACTTAACATACGAGCAGACCATTCCCTGTAACAGGTTTATGCTCCAGTATGTTGTGCTTGATGACCAGGTGGAAGATTCATCTTCCGAGGAAATCGGGCACCTGCGAACCCGTTGTACGGCGATACTTAGGGGAGATCAGCCAAGGCCGGAAGAAAATGCATTGTACCGGCATCTGGCATTGATCAGGGATGAGTTCCGCGCTTTCATGCCTGAAATGTGGGTGCAACGCTTTGCCAACTATTTTTATATTTCCACCAGATACGGGATCGAACCAGAACGTCCTTATAAAGTGGCTAACCGGCCGCCCTCCCTTATGCTTTACAAGGTCCTTCGTGAGTATTCCGTACTGATGCACCCCTACATGATCTTTGGAGATATAGAATCAGGGCTTATTTTACCAGATCATGTTATAGAGCATCCTGTGGTACAACGAATGATCACTTTATTTGTCAGGGTTGTTGCCTGGCAAAACGATATTCATTCCCTGCCAAAGGAATTGGCGAAAGGCACAGAGGTTTTTAATCTGATCCTTGTCTTGCAGCAGGAATACAAACTTTCGCTGGAAGATGCCAGTGCTGAAGCCCTTCGTATTCATAATGAAGATCTGGCTGAATTGCTTGCTTTACATAAAGAGTATCGGGAGTTTGGTGAATACCAGGAGCACGTAGACCAATTTTTATACTATTCCGGAATCGGACTTCAGGGGGTAAATACTTTTTATCTGCAGGAAACAGAGCGGTACCGGCATGGTGGCGTTGGATTTGCCTGGCCGGAGATATAG
- a CDS encoding agmatinase family protein, producing the protein MTDLSHFDPNGVSNPNNNIFGLPFTEEDARLVILPVPWEVTVSCNAGTARAADHIFKASMHVDLFDADVKDAWKQGFFMRVPDRKILLKSDYLRKEAELYIDYISKGDDVEKNSFMCKSLKEINEGAVYLNNWVYDQTKGLLDQGKLVAVLGGDHSTALGFYKSIAEKFPSFGILQIDAHCDLRQSYESFRYSHASVMYNALKEIPQLTKLVQAGVRDYCEEEWNYICNNKERVVTYFDKSIKERIYEGESWKEIADEIVEHLPQDVFLSFDIDGLDPKLCPNTGTPVPGGFEAQQVYYLLKRIIKSGRRFIGFDLNEVGVGENEWDANVGARVLWKLSNLLVACNQ; encoded by the coding sequence ATGACAGACTTATCGCATTTTGATCCCAACGGTGTAAGTAACCCCAATAATAATATATTCGGATTACCCTTCACAGAAGAAGATGCCCGCCTTGTAATTCTTCCTGTGCCCTGGGAAGTTACTGTAAGCTGCAATGCAGGTACAGCCCGGGCCGCCGACCATATTTTTAAAGCCAGCATGCATGTGGACCTCTTTGATGCCGATGTAAAAGATGCCTGGAAGCAGGGATTTTTTATGCGGGTGCCAGACAGGAAGATCCTGCTGAAAAGCGATTATCTACGCAAAGAAGCTGAACTGTATATTGATTATATTTCCAAAGGGGATGATGTGGAGAAGAACTCCTTCATGTGCAAATCCCTGAAGGAGATCAATGAAGGGGCTGTATACCTCAACAACTGGGTATATGATCAAACCAAAGGATTACTGGATCAGGGCAAACTGGTAGCTGTACTTGGCGGCGACCATAGCACAGCCCTCGGTTTCTATAAATCCATTGCAGAAAAATTCCCTTCTTTCGGCATTTTGCAGATCGATGCGCATTGCGACCTACGGCAGTCTTATGAAAGCTTCCGCTACAGCCATGCCAGCGTTATGTACAATGCACTGAAAGAGATACCCCAGCTCACCAAACTGGTACAGGCCGGCGTACGTGATTACTGCGAAGAAGAATGGAACTATATCTGCAACAACAAGGAACGGGTAGTTACCTACTTCGATAAAAGCATCAAAGAGCGCATCTACGAAGGAGAATCCTGGAAAGAGATAGCTGATGAGATCGTTGAGCACTTACCACAGGATGTATTCTTAAGTTTTGATATAGATGGACTGGACCCCAAATTATGTCCTAATACAGGTACCCCTGTACCGGGTGGCTTTGAAGCCCAGCAGGTTTACTATCTCCTGAAACGCATCATCAAAAGCGGCCGCCGCTTCATTGGGTTCGACCTGAATGAGGTGGGTGTTGGTGAAAATGAATGGGATGCCAATGTTGGCGCCCGCGTTTTATGGAAGTTAAGTAATTTACTGGTAGCTTGCAATCAATAA
- a CDS encoding cytochrome c maturation protein CcmE domain-containing protein — MKKIHIVILVCIAAGIMVLLSFMGDLSTYETLASARQKKGKTVTVITQLDRTAPIEYNPALNPNLTTFHVVDSLGNKARVVYYFEKPFDMEKSDRIVLKGKMNGDIFEINRKDGILIKCPSKYKDDPKAAYNNLSSK, encoded by the coding sequence ATGAAGAAGATCCACATTGTTATCCTCGTTTGCATTGCTGCCGGCATCATGGTGCTGCTAAGTTTTATGGGTGATCTTTCTACCTATGAGACCCTCGCTTCTGCCCGTCAGAAAAAAGGAAAAACGGTGACGGTTATTACACAACTGGACCGGACCGCTCCCATTGAATACAATCCAGCGCTCAATCCCAACCTGACCACCTTCCATGTTGTAGATTCCCTGGGCAATAAAGCCCGCGTGGTATATTACTTCGAGAAGCCATTCGATATGGAGAAAAGTGACCGTATTGTATTGAAAGGCAAGATGAACGGAGATATATTTGAAATTAACCGAAAGGATGGTATCCTGATCAAGTGTCCTTCCAAATATAAAGACGACCCCAAGGCAGCCTATAATAACCTCTCTTCAAAATAA
- the ccsA gene encoding cytochrome c biogenesis protein CcsA → MDYIGEHLLPGQLGHFLVILSLVASIVACIAYFKSANAKLPDEAVSWRKIGRIAFITDALSVITIFGIILFIIVQHYYEYYYAYNHSDRSLSPKFLLASIWEGQEGSFLLWTLWHGVLGLVLIRTAKKWEAPVMAVISFAQICLATMVLGVYVFDVKIGSTPFLLTRHQFSSAPIFSNADYLASLKDGVGLNQLLQNYWMVIHPPVLFLGFASTIVPFAFAVAGLWKKEYGSWTKQALPWSLFSGGVLGLGIMMGAYWAYESLSFGGYWAWDPVENASLVPWLILVAGIHTQVVYNSTGHSLRATHFFFIASFLLILYSTYLTRSGDLQDTSVHAFTGSGMNWQLRALVFVFLVPSLWLFIARYKKIPHIAKEENSYSREFWMFIGALVLFLSSIFILVATSLPVINKIFGSNFTIGEDPQFPYNRIQVFVAVVLGVLTAVTQYLKYKNTAKTAFFKKIALPTGIALAISLSVSLWGNINYDKFGVGFLAAIHLALFASIYAVVANATYIWSGLKGKLKAAGASIAHVGFGIMLVGVLISSSKKEVLSMNFMNPLNFGPDQKEKGVENLTLYQGVRTDMGKYWATYISDSVTEKGKMTYFRIDMESKDGKERFPLYPDLIKNTKGQEGYSNNPDARHYWNKDIFVYINYSTRMQEEKDTAQFRSKLVKLGDTLYYSNGFMTLDSVTVNQPTAGRQVDAGDTSIMAHLSIVTREQKKLTARPILAVKNNEPTYIPDSVFSQGLSVGLARVAENQQFEIRVKESSKMVPFIALKVLQFPFIKLVWLGTVLMVIGFIMSMVYRLRLLRPVGSETASRKKPVAQEPVS, encoded by the coding sequence ATGGATTATATTGGTGAACACCTGTTACCCGGACAGCTTGGCCATTTTCTGGTTATACTTTCTTTAGTAGCCTCCATAGTGGCCTGTATTGCTTACTTTAAATCGGCCAATGCCAAACTTCCCGACGAGGCAGTGAGCTGGAGGAAAATAGGCCGGATCGCTTTTATAACCGATGCGCTTTCTGTTATCACCATCTTTGGTATCATCCTCTTCATCATAGTACAGCATTACTATGAATATTATTACGCTTATAATCACTCCGACAGATCCCTGTCGCCCAAATTCCTCCTGGCCAGTATCTGGGAAGGGCAGGAGGGCAGTTTCCTGTTGTGGACCCTTTGGCATGGTGTATTGGGCCTGGTCCTGATCCGCACCGCCAAAAAGTGGGAAGCGCCGGTGATGGCTGTCATCAGCTTTGCACAAATATGCCTCGCCACCATGGTACTGGGCGTATATGTCTTTGATGTAAAAATAGGTAGCACCCCGTTCCTGCTTACCCGTCATCAGTTTTCCAGCGCCCCCATCTTCAGCAATGCCGACTACCTTGCTTCTCTGAAAGATGGCGTAGGATTGAATCAATTGCTCCAGAACTACTGGATGGTGATCCACCCGCCGGTATTGTTCCTGGGTTTTGCCTCTACTATAGTGCCTTTTGCTTTTGCCGTTGCCGGTCTCTGGAAAAAAGAATATGGCAGCTGGACCAAACAAGCCCTGCCCTGGTCTTTGTTCTCGGGCGGTGTATTGGGGCTCGGTATCATGATGGGCGCTTACTGGGCTTATGAGTCCCTCAGCTTTGGCGGCTACTGGGCATGGGACCCCGTGGAAAACGCCTCACTGGTGCCCTGGCTGATCCTGGTGGCCGGCATCCATACCCAGGTGGTGTACAATTCAACCGGGCATTCACTCCGGGCTACCCATTTCTTCTTTATTGCCAGCTTTTTGCTCATCTTATATTCTACCTACCTTACGCGCAGCGGCGATCTGCAGGATACTTCCGTACATGCTTTTACAGGAAGTGGTATGAACTGGCAGCTACGGGCATTGGTATTTGTGTTCCTGGTGCCGTCGCTATGGCTGTTCATTGCGCGGTATAAAAAGATACCGCATATAGCCAAAGAGGAAAATTCATATAGCCGCGAATTCTGGATGTTTATCGGCGCCCTGGTATTGTTCCTCTCTTCCATATTCATCCTGGTGGCTACATCCCTGCCGGTGATCAACAAAATATTTGGTTCCAACTTCACGATTGGCGAAGACCCCCAATTCCCGTACAACCGGATACAGGTATTTGTAGCTGTTGTATTGGGTGTGCTCACAGCGGTTACCCAATACCTGAAATATAAGAATACGGCCAAGACGGCTTTCTTTAAGAAGATAGCCCTGCCTACGGGTATTGCACTGGCCATTTCCCTGAGCGTTAGCCTTTGGGGTAATATCAATTATGACAAGTTTGGTGTCGGTTTCCTGGCCGCCATTCACCTGGCGCTCTTTGCCAGCATTTATGCTGTAGTGGCCAATGCTACCTATATCTGGAGCGGCCTGAAGGGTAAGCTGAAAGCTGCCGGTGCTTCTATAGCCCACGTAGGTTTTGGTATCATGCTGGTGGGGGTACTGATCTCCTCTTCTAAAAAAGAGGTATTGTCGATGAACTTTATGAACCCGCTCAACTTTGGTCCTGACCAGAAAGAGAAGGGCGTGGAGAACCTCACCTTGTACCAGGGGGTGCGTACCGACATGGGTAAATACTGGGCTACTTACATCAGTGACTCGGTAACAGAGAAGGGTAAGATGACCTATTTCCGTATTGATATGGAAAGCAAGGATGGGAAGGAACGCTTCCCCTTATATCCCGATCTCATCAAAAATACCAAGGGGCAGGAAGGATACTCCAATAACCCCGATGCCCGGCATTATTGGAATAAAGACATTTTTGTATACATCAATTACTCCACCAGGATGCAGGAGGAGAAGGATACAGCCCAATTCCGTTCTAAATTGGTGAAACTGGGTGATACGCTCTATTATTCCAATGGTTTTATGACGCTGGACAGTGTGACGGTTAATCAGCCAACAGCTGGCCGGCAGGTGGATGCGGGCGATACCAGCATTATGGCACACCTGAGCATCGTGACCCGCGAACAGAAGAAGCTAACGGCCCGTCCAATACTGGCCGTGAAGAATAATGAACCAACCTATATTCCGGATTCTGTTTTCTCGCAGGGTCTATCCGTTGGGCTGGCCCGCGTGGCAGAGAACCAGCAATTTGAGATCCGGGTGAAGGAGTCGTCTAAAATGGTGCCCTTCATAGCGCTCAAAGTACTCCAGTTTCCCTTTATCAAGCTTGTCTGGCTGGGAACGGTACTCATGGTCATTGGATTTATCATGAGTATGGTGTACAGGCTCAGGCTGTTGAGGCCGGTGGGTAGTGAAACGGCCTCCAGGAAGAAACCGGTGGCTCAGGAGCCGGTGTCGTAA
- a CDS encoding DUF4294 domain-containing protein, with product MVSTFLYCSGTAAGQVKDTIPLPPGVEHPELGPNDTIPVPAIIAGNQLIPSGNMEWLWVTAPYPKHLLKKRQEWTRLRNAIYVTYPYARKAGGIINEINNKLAGVTDKEQRKKYLKTREKELKKEFADPLSNLSIYQGKVLMKLINRQTGNNCYDIIKEYKGGFTARMYQTVAFFFNSNLKQPYDAQGGEKEMESIVLEVERMYRM from the coding sequence ATGGTTTCGACTTTCCTGTATTGCAGCGGGACTGCTGCAGGCCAGGTAAAAGATACGATCCCGCTGCCCCCGGGCGTGGAACATCCTGAATTGGGGCCTAATGACACCATCCCGGTGCCGGCTATCATAGCAGGCAATCAACTCATTCCTTCCGGTAATATGGAGTGGTTGTGGGTGACGGCTCCCTATCCCAAACATTTATTGAAGAAGCGGCAGGAGTGGACGCGCCTGCGCAATGCCATATATGTGACCTATCCCTATGCCCGTAAAGCGGGGGGCATTATCAATGAGATCAATAATAAACTGGCGGGTGTTACTGATAAGGAACAGCGCAAGAAATACCTCAAAACAAGGGAAAAGGAACTCAAGAAAGAGTTTGCCGATCCATTGAGCAACCTGTCTATCTACCAGGGCAAGGTGCTCATGAAACTCATTAACCGGCAAACGGGTAATAACTGCTACGACATTATCAAGGAATACAAGGGAGGCTTTACAGCCCGTATGTACCAGACAGTGGCTTTCTTCTTCAACAGCAACCTCAAACAACCTTACGATGCCCAGGGTGGTGAAAAGGAAATGGAAAGCATCGTGCTGGAAGTGGAGCGCATGTACCGGATGTAA